A section of the Alkalihalobacillus sp. LMS39 genome encodes:
- a CDS encoding YlbF family regulator: MITTMTSVDIIEEAAILSDMIIASDTFVHYQQCRHKLLQDKKAQTLIRQFNEWKDRYEEVQRFGKYHPDYDVVSTEIRVAKRAMDSEQTVSNFKKAETELEQLLNEISQIIAHEVSEHIKVPTGNPYFDSMSCSGGCSTGGGCGCK, encoded by the coding sequence ATGATTACGACGATGACATCTGTTGATATTATAGAAGAAGCTGCAATATTATCAGATATGATTATTGCTTCAGATACTTTTGTTCATTATCAGCAATGTAGACATAAATTGTTACAAGATAAAAAAGCTCAAACGCTCATTCGCCAATTTAACGAATGGAAAGATCGTTATGAGGAAGTGCAACGTTTCGGGAAGTATCATCCAGATTATGATGTTGTTTCAACGGAGATTCGGGTAGCGAAACGGGCAATGGATAGTGAGCAAACCGTGTCAAACTTTAAAAAAGCAGAAACAGAACTAGAGCAATTGCTAAATGAAATCAGTCAAATTATTGCTCATGAAGTTTCTGAACATATTAAAGTTCCAACTGGAAACCCTTATTTCGATAGTATGTCATGTAGTGGAGGATGTAGTACTGGTGGCGGCTGCGGATGTAAATAA
- the coaD gene encoding pantetheine-phosphate adenylyltransferase: MKIAVCPGSFDPVTYGHLDIITRGAHVFDKVIVAVLHNRNKQPLFSVEERVGLLEEVTKHIDNVEIDSFNGLLVDYVAKSQANVIIRGLRAVSDFEYEMQAASINRKLKSEVETFFMMTNNQYSYLSSSIVKEVAKYNAPVADLVPDIVEKALQEKYRQK; encoded by the coding sequence ATGAAAATTGCAGTCTGTCCAGGAAGTTTTGACCCGGTTACATATGGACACCTTGATATTATTACGCGAGGAGCACATGTATTTGATAAGGTCATTGTTGCTGTTTTGCATAATCGAAACAAACAACCGTTGTTTAGCGTTGAAGAAAGAGTCGGTTTATTAGAAGAGGTAACAAAACATATTGATAATGTTGAAATCGATTCTTTTAATGGTCTTCTCGTTGATTATGTCGCAAAAAGTCAAGCGAATGTTATTATTCGCGGACTCCGTGCGGTATCTGATTTTGAATATGAAATGCAAGCAGCTTCTATTAATCGGAAACTGAAGTCTGAAGTAGAGACGTTTTTTATGATGACAAACAACCAATACTCTTATCTGAGTTCAAGTATTGTAAAAGAAGTGGCAAAGTATAATGCTCCGGTTGCTGATTTAGTTCCTGATATAGTGGAAAAAGCGTTACAAGAAAAATACAGGCAAAAATAA
- a CDS encoding SepM family pheromone-processing serine protease — MVIEQKKKSKLRKRWIVLVILLLLHFYQLPFYYTQPGEAKTLAPVIDVEGGFKEENGSFMLTTVKMGKANAYFYAWAHLSDFREIIPEEQIVGPEETDEEYFHRQAMMMQSSQEAAKMVAYERANKNISIEYHGIMVSSFIEGMPAEKVLLPGDRITSVNGEKVISIEQLNEEVGESENGEDIHLSITRDGKTLEVMTTTAPFPKEVSGGEERSGLGILYPVVNRTISYDPNVTIDVSKIGGPSAGLMFSLEIYNQLVEEDITKGYQIAGTGTINEEGNVGRIGGVEQKVVAAHKAGVDYFFVPKEGDREDSNYEEATKTAEEIRTKTKIIGVETFDEALEFLQNLSPRQ, encoded by the coding sequence ATGGTCATTGAACAAAAGAAAAAGTCAAAACTTCGTAAGCGCTGGATTGTCCTAGTGATTTTACTATTATTGCATTTCTATCAACTTCCTTTTTATTATACTCAACCTGGAGAAGCGAAAACATTAGCCCCCGTGATTGATGTAGAAGGTGGCTTTAAAGAAGAAAATGGGTCGTTTATGTTAACGACTGTAAAAATGGGAAAAGCAAACGCTTATTTCTACGCGTGGGCCCATTTAAGTGATTTTCGAGAAATTATCCCAGAAGAGCAAATTGTTGGACCAGAAGAAACGGATGAAGAATATTTTCATCGACAAGCAATGATGATGCAAAGCTCTCAAGAGGCAGCCAAAATGGTCGCTTATGAAAGAGCAAATAAAAACATTTCGATAGAGTATCATGGGATTATGGTTTCCTCCTTTATTGAAGGAATGCCTGCTGAAAAAGTCTTACTACCCGGAGATCGAATTACATCGGTAAATGGTGAAAAGGTCATATCGATTGAGCAATTGAATGAAGAAGTAGGCGAAAGTGAAAATGGAGAGGACATTCATTTATCAATTACTCGAGATGGAAAAACACTTGAGGTCATGACGACAACGGCTCCATTTCCAAAAGAAGTTAGTGGTGGGGAGGAACGATCAGGATTAGGTATTCTTTACCCTGTTGTTAATCGAACAATCTCATATGATCCTAATGTAACGATTGATGTATCGAAAATAGGGGGACCTTCGGCTGGATTAATGTTTTCACTTGAAATTTATAATCAATTAGTAGAAGAAGATATAACGAAAGGGTATCAAATTGCTGGTACAGGGACGATTAATGAAGAGGGAAATGTTGGTCGAATTGGCGGGGTAGAACAAAAAGTGGTTGCTGCCCATAAAGCTGGTGTCGATTATTTCTTTGTTCCAAAAGAAGGAGACAGGGAAGATTCAAATTATGAGGAAGCGACAAAAACAGCAGAAGAAATTCGCACAAAAACAAAAATCATTGGTGTAGAAACATTTGATGAAGCGTTAGAATTTCTTCAAAATTTATCCCCAAGACAGTAA
- a CDS encoding RsfA family transcriptional regulator — protein MSTVRQDAWSSDEDLILAEVVLRHIREGSTQLAAFEEVGQRLSRTAAACGFRWNSAIRKKYDAAIALAKKQRKKAKPQQEENEKQEVSFAVEVADEVHVEEQTEILEEEEVVDKASEITMTMENVIAFLQQYTKGEKEQQVLAKENEELKEEIEQLKQRNRKIEKEIAALKKDKEIINEDYRALIGIMDRARKMSILSEEDNKAMNSKS, from the coding sequence ATGTCAACTGTTCGTCAAGATGCATGGAGTAGTGATGAAGATTTAATTCTAGCAGAGGTTGTACTAAGACATATACGTGAGGGAAGTACACAACTTGCCGCATTTGAAGAAGTGGGGCAACGTTTGTCTAGAACAGCAGCAGCTTGTGGATTCCGTTGGAACTCAGCGATCCGAAAAAAATATGATGCAGCGATTGCGTTAGCTAAAAAACAACGAAAAAAAGCAAAACCACAACAAGAAGAAAACGAAAAACAAGAAGTAAGCTTCGCTGTTGAAGTTGCGGATGAAGTTCATGTTGAAGAACAAACTGAAATTTTGGAAGAAGAAGAAGTCGTTGATAAAGCATCTGAAATAACAATGACAATGGAAAATGTAATAGCATTTTTGCAGCAATATACAAAAGGTGAAAAAGAACAACAAGTGTTAGCTAAAGAAAATGAAGAATTAAAAGAAGAAATCGAACAATTAAAACAAAGAAATCGTAAAATTGAAAAAGAAATAGCAGCTTTAAAAAAGGATAAAGAAATCATTAATGAAGATTATCGCGCATTAATTGGAATAATGGACCGAGCAAGAAAGATGTCTATTTTATCAGAAGAAGATAATAAAGCAATGAATTCAAAATCATAA
- the ylbJ gene encoding sporulation integral membrane protein YlbJ — MNPSKLKTIALATLAIFLAASLMIFPQESLDASIRGLTMWWDVVFPSLLPFFIVSELLIGFGVVTFLGTILERFMRPLFKVPGEGGFVWAMGLASGYPAGAKLTARLRQEKKLTQIEAERLVTFTNSSNPLFIFGAIAVGFFHNPTLGIILALSHYLGNICVGICMRFHGYSKEKTMKKSTPPPFSFKKSLQALHEERIRDGRPLGKLLGDAVQSSVNTLLMIGGFIILFSVLNKLLSLIEVTHILSVVLSGILAIFHIPTELSVPLISGLFEITLGGQMASNVENATLFQKAVVMSFILAFSGFSVQAQVGSILAETDIRFKPYFIARILHGFLAAFFTVIFWNPLYVNQVTTEHPAAVPVFLQEQSYSWFVEGWSYLLQYGSAFTLVCLCLYVFIRMRRMSYQ, encoded by the coding sequence GTGAATCCATCAAAATTAAAAACAATCGCTCTAGCCACACTTGCCATTTTTCTAGCGGCCTCACTAATGATCTTTCCACAAGAATCACTGGACGCTTCCATACGTGGTTTAACAATGTGGTGGGACGTAGTATTCCCATCATTACTTCCTTTTTTTATTGTTTCTGAATTATTAATTGGATTTGGTGTCGTAACTTTTTTAGGAACGATTTTAGAGCGTTTTATGAGACCTTTATTTAAAGTTCCTGGTGAAGGAGGGTTCGTCTGGGCCATGGGATTAGCCTCTGGTTATCCCGCAGGAGCCAAACTTACCGCCAGACTACGCCAAGAAAAAAAATTAACACAAATTGAAGCAGAACGTTTAGTTACGTTTACAAACTCCTCAAACCCACTCTTTATTTTTGGCGCGATTGCCGTTGGATTTTTTCATAACCCAACATTAGGCATTATTTTAGCATTATCCCATTATTTAGGGAATATATGTGTAGGAATATGTATGAGATTTCATGGATACTCAAAAGAAAAAACAATGAAGAAAAGTACTCCTCCCCCTTTTTCTTTTAAGAAATCTCTTCAAGCTCTTCATGAGGAGCGAATTCGGGATGGGAGACCACTAGGGAAATTACTTGGAGATGCAGTCCAATCATCCGTCAATACATTATTGATGATCGGCGGATTTATTATTTTATTTTCTGTGTTAAACAAGCTGTTAAGCTTAATTGAAGTCACCCATATATTATCAGTTGTCTTGTCCGGTATTCTTGCCATCTTTCATATACCAACTGAACTGAGTGTCCCGTTAATCTCAGGATTATTTGAAATTACCCTTGGTGGACAAATGGCAAGTAATGTTGAAAATGCAACTTTATTTCAAAAAGCTGTTGTGATGAGCTTTATTTTAGCGTTTAGTGGATTTTCTGTTCAAGCTCAAGTAGGAAGTATTTTAGCAGAAACAGATATTCGTTTTAAACCATACTTTATCGCAAGAATATTACACGGATTTCTTGCTGCTTTTTTCACTGTTATTTTTTGGAACCCACTTTACGTAAACCAAGTGACAACAGAGCATCCAGCAGCTGTTCCTGTTTTCTTGCAGGAGCAATCTTATTCATGGTTTGTTGAAGGGTGGTCCTACTTGCTTCAATACGGGTCAGCTTTCACCCTTGTTTGCTTATGTTTATATGTGTTTATTCGCATGCGCCGCATGTCCTATCAATAA
- a CDS encoding YlbG family protein has protein sequence MVVSERQGIAVWLHSLKYARQLRKYGNVHYVSKKMKYVILYCDQNKVSTTVEKLESFHFVKSVNVSMRPFIKTEYQNAKPDKAKEYDYRMGL, from the coding sequence ATGGTTGTTAGTGAAAGGCAAGGAATCGCCGTTTGGTTACATTCTTTAAAGTATGCTAGACAATTACGAAAATATGGAAATGTCCATTATGTTTCAAAAAAAATGAAGTATGTTATATTATATTGTGATCAAAATAAAGTTTCAACAACCGTTGAAAAGTTGGAATCATTTCATTTTGTCAAAAGTGTAAACGTTTCGATGAGACCATTTATTAAAACGGAGTATCAAAATGCAAAACCCGATAAAGCAAAAGAATATGATTACCGCATGGGGTTATAA
- the rsmD gene encoding 16S rRNA (guanine(966)-N(2))-methyltransferase RsmD, with product MRVISGEHKGKPIKAVPGTMTRPTTDKVKEAIFNIIGPYFNGGIALDLYGGSGSLGIEALSRGMERVIFVDQQKKAVDVIKDNVKRCNYEEKVEVYRNEASRALKALVKRDIQFSCIFLDPPYAKQQLQRDLTFIALNQLLRHDGMIMVEHDHNVVLPNIIESLQCARTETYGDTTISIYNRIDT from the coding sequence TTGAGAGTCATATCAGGTGAGCATAAAGGAAAACCAATTAAAGCGGTTCCAGGAACAATGACAAGACCAACGACAGATAAAGTAAAGGAAGCGATCTTTAATATAATTGGGCCGTATTTTAACGGCGGTATAGCGTTAGATTTATATGGTGGTAGTGGTAGTTTAGGTATTGAAGCTCTAAGTCGAGGCATGGAACGGGTCATTTTTGTAGACCAACAAAAAAAAGCGGTAGATGTTATAAAGGATAATGTTAAGCGCTGTAATTATGAAGAGAAAGTAGAAGTTTATCGAAATGAAGCTTCAAGAGCATTAAAGGCCCTCGTGAAAAGAGATATACAATTTTCTTGTATCTTTTTGGATCCTCCCTATGCAAAACAGCAGCTACAGCGTGACCTGACATTTATTGCACTCAATCAGCTCTTACGTCATGATGGGATGATTATGGTTGAACATGACCATAATGTTGTGTTGCCAAATATCATTGAATCTCTACAATGTGCTCGAACAGAAACATATGGAGATACAACGATTTCAATATACAATAGAATTGATACATAA
- a CDS encoding methylthioribose kinase, whose product MIQRFIEIGEGYSDLYELIEIANTNNHRIDKLICLQTIKDEKQMCSFVVTLHPASPGHVYPLYICREGIPHFSWKETNRYTLFTSLASKLQKEIYTLDVRHSSSFQEKDLYYSYLIGVLRMNRIIPPLQ is encoded by the coding sequence ATGATTCAACGATTTATTGAAATAGGGGAAGGGTACTCTGACCTTTATGAATTAATTGAAATTGCTAATACAAACAATCACCGGATCGACAAACTAATTTGCTTACAGACGATAAAGGATGAGAAGCAAATGTGCTCCTTTGTCGTAACATTACACCCTGCCTCTCCAGGTCATGTTTATCCTTTATACATATGTAGAGAAGGTATACCGCATTTTTCATGGAAGGAAACAAATCGTTACACACTGTTTACTTCACTCGCATCTAAACTGCAAAAAGAAATCTATACTCTTGACGTTCGACATTCAAGTTCATTTCAAGAAAAAGATTTATATTATAGTTATCTCATTGGGGTTCTTAGAATGAATCGCATCATTCCACCATTACAATAG
- a CDS encoding enoyl-CoA hydratase/isomerase family protein produces the protein MDKKVIVEREPNGIVTVTINRPTIRNAIDYDVMNELTVILDEVESHPEDKVLVITGQGKEAFCSGGDLSVFHHLHTKEEAKEMLMKMGMILYRLFFFPKVTVAAINGTAVGGGCELATSCDYRIAASHAKLGFVQGKLGITTGWGGSTFLSERIGMAQAMKALVSCNRFNAEEAHEMKIIDSVLAKSNFKAESKGWIAPLLHSSMPVLKTYKQRMLDRYDKENIKERVMREIDECATLWASEEHHVAVEKFLRKS, from the coding sequence GTGGATAAAAAAGTGATTGTAGAACGAGAACCGAATGGGATCGTTACAGTGACGATAAACCGTCCAACAATTCGAAATGCGATTGATTATGATGTTATGAATGAGTTGACGGTTATCCTTGATGAGGTGGAGTCTCATCCAGAGGATAAAGTGCTCGTTATCACAGGACAAGGCAAAGAGGCGTTTTGTTCTGGTGGTGATTTATCTGTCTTTCATCATTTACATACAAAAGAAGAAGCGAAAGAAATGCTGATGAAGATGGGGATGATTTTATATCGTTTATTTTTCTTCCCGAAAGTTACAGTTGCAGCGATAAATGGAACAGCTGTTGGTGGAGGGTGTGAACTTGCCACTTCATGTGATTATCGTATTGCGGCAAGTCATGCAAAACTAGGATTTGTGCAAGGGAAATTAGGGATTACAACAGGTTGGGGGGGATCAACCTTTTTGAGTGAGCGAATAGGTATGGCTCAAGCGATGAAAGCTTTAGTATCTTGTAACCGCTTTAATGCTGAAGAAGCACATGAAATGAAAATCATAGACAGTGTCCTAGCAAAGTCTAACTTCAAAGCAGAGTCTAAAGGATGGATAGCACCATTGTTACATTCTAGTATGCCTGTATTAAAAACATATAAACAAAGAATGCTTGACCGTTATGACAAGGAAAACATTAAGGAAAGAGTAATGAGAGAAATTGATGAATGTGCGACACTCTGGGCAAGTGAGGAACACCATGTAGCTGTGGAAAAATTTTTAAGAAAATCTTAA
- a CDS encoding patatin-like phospholipase family protein, whose protein sequence is MRPKIGLALGSGGARGFAHIGVLNVLTEEKIPIDYIAGSSMGALVGALYGVGHSIPNLERFATLFRRKYYVDFTVPKMGFVTGKKVTELIRVLSKGKRIEDLSPSVWMVATDLRTGERVVFKEGSLPEAVRASISIPGIFVPIKMDNRLLVDGGVIDRVPVALTKEMGADITIAVDVSYFQVEKEIQSIYDVILQTLDIMEREMVRKEEIDANIMMKPMIRQASSIAFTNVEEYIALGEEEARKQLPKIKAEIENWKGK, encoded by the coding sequence GTGAGACCAAAAATTGGATTAGCCCTCGGATCTGGTGGAGCAAGAGGGTTTGCACATATTGGAGTTTTAAATGTATTAACCGAAGAGAAGATCCCAATTGATTACATAGCAGGAAGTAGTATGGGCGCTCTTGTCGGTGCTTTATATGGGGTAGGTCACTCGATTCCTAATCTTGAACGATTCGCAACATTATTTAGGAGAAAATATTATGTTGATTTTACAGTGCCAAAAATGGGGTTTGTCACAGGAAAGAAAGTGACAGAATTAATTAGAGTGTTATCAAAAGGAAAAAGGATTGAAGACTTAAGTCCTTCTGTATGGATGGTGGCAACGGATTTAAGAACAGGAGAACGAGTTGTCTTTAAAGAAGGCTCATTACCAGAAGCTGTTCGAGCGAGTATCTCTATACCTGGTATCTTTGTTCCTATCAAAATGGACAATCGTCTTCTAGTTGATGGTGGAGTGATTGACCGGGTTCCTGTTGCGCTTACTAAAGAAATGGGCGCTGATATTACGATTGCAGTTGATGTTTCCTATTTTCAAGTTGAAAAAGAAATCCAATCCATTTATGATGTAATATTACAAACACTAGACATCATGGAAAGAGAAATGGTTCGTAAAGAAGAGATTGATGCTAACATTATGATGAAACCGATGATTAGGCAAGCAAGTTCGATTGCTTTTACAAATGTAGAAGAATACATCGCACTAGGAGAGGAAGAAGCAAGAAAGCAACTTCCAAAAATAAAAGCTGAAATTGAAAATTGGAAGGGGAAATAA
- a CDS encoding MFS transporter — MKLWKRNLAILVVSQFLVIAAMTMIIPFLPLYLQELGVTDPDKVAIWAGVIFGANFLTAFLFSPFWGRMADKYGRKSMILRSGFGMAIVLSLTGFAVGPVSLLLLRLANGVISGFIPASIGLVSTNTPKERVGYALGILQSGAVSGAICGPLFGGLLAQAFGYRMIFFVTGAVILLAAFVVLFFVKEEFTPAPGMEKTNTIQDFKTIATKGPILSLYCIVFFIQLAIMGVNPLLSLFVQELTTEANVAFYAGVAVSVMGFANMIASPQLGKVSDKKGAQHVLFYSLLGVAIFSIPQAFVVELWQLICLRFLLGLCLGGLLPAVNTLIRHYAPKGMESRTYGFSNSAMYLGTMLGPMLGGIIVNIIGIRGLFISASFILFLAIIVMKAKVFPITEGKSTADMQRNHNKVEAHQK; from the coding sequence ATGAAGTTGTGGAAAAGAAACTTAGCTATTTTAGTTGTAAGTCAATTTTTAGTTATAGCAGCAATGACGATGATTATTCCGTTTTTGCCTTTATATTTACAAGAGTTAGGAGTAACGGACCCAGATAAAGTTGCCATATGGGCAGGGGTTATTTTTGGGGCAAACTTTTTAACGGCCTTTTTATTTTCCCCTTTTTGGGGGAGAATGGCAGATAAGTATGGAAGAAAATCAATGATTTTACGGTCTGGCTTTGGAATGGCGATTGTCCTTAGTTTAACTGGATTTGCAGTTGGACCCGTTTCATTACTTCTTCTAAGGCTAGCAAACGGTGTGATTTCAGGGTTTATACCTGCCTCAATCGGACTTGTATCAACGAATACACCGAAAGAACGTGTAGGGTATGCACTTGGAATATTACAATCTGGGGCGGTTTCAGGCGCCATATGTGGCCCCTTATTTGGTGGGTTACTGGCACAAGCATTTGGTTATCGCATGATCTTTTTTGTAACAGGTGCTGTCATTTTACTTGCTGCTTTTGTGGTTCTCTTTTTTGTGAAAGAAGAATTTACCCCAGCTCCGGGTATGGAAAAGACAAATACAATTCAAGATTTTAAAACAATAGCAACAAAAGGACCAATCTTATCGTTATATTGCATTGTTTTCTTTATTCAACTCGCCATAATGGGAGTAAATCCATTACTATCTTTATTTGTTCAAGAATTAACGACAGAAGCGAATGTCGCTTTTTATGCAGGGGTTGCCGTGTCTGTAATGGGATTTGCAAATATGATTGCTTCTCCACAGCTTGGAAAAGTAAGTGATAAAAAAGGAGCACAGCATGTTCTCTTTTATTCATTGCTTGGTGTAGCTATCTTTTCTATTCCGCAAGCATTTGTTGTGGAGCTCTGGCAATTAATTTGTTTACGCTTTTTACTTGGACTTTGTTTAGGAGGATTATTGCCTGCTGTGAATACTTTAATTCGGCACTATGCTCCAAAAGGGATGGAAAGTCGAACATATGGGTTTTCAAATAGTGCGATGTATTTAGGAACGATGCTTGGACCAATGCTTGGTGGTATAATCGTTAATATCATTGGAATAAGAGGGTTATTTATTAGTGCTAGCTTTATATTGTTTCTTGCTATCATTGTAATGAAAGCGAAAGTATTTCCTATTACGGAAGGGAAAAGTACAGCCGATATGCAGAGAAATCATAATAAAGTGGAAGCTCATCAAAAATAG
- the rpmF gene encoding 50S ribosomal protein L32, whose amino-acid sequence MAVPFRRTSKTRKRKRRTHYKLAVPGMVKCPECGELKIAHRVCKECGTYKGQDVLNK is encoded by the coding sequence ATGGCAGTACCTTTTAGAAGAACGTCTAAAACTCGTAAAAGAAAACGTCGTACTCACTATAAGTTAGCAGTACCTGGTATGGTAAAATGCCCAGAATGCGGAGAGTTAAAAATTGCACACCGTGTTTGTAAGGAATGTGGCACTTATAAAGGTCAAGACGTATTAAACAAATAA
- a CDS encoding YceD family protein: MKWTIQQLHAQKSKGIQFNETLDLSDLRKLDPQIRRVSPVEVSGEAHVSSDIVTFPLHIKGTLTLPCSRTLNDVELPFDIEAKETFRLYETNWEQDGEDDIHSVEGDVIDLIPYIKELILLEIPLQIFSEQEEGRAPKSGDDWELVKEEDLKNRTDPRLAELSKFFDNK, translated from the coding sequence ATGAAATGGACAATCCAACAACTTCATGCTCAAAAGAGCAAAGGAATTCAATTTAATGAAACATTAGATTTATCTGATTTAAGAAAATTAGATCCGCAAATCAGAAGGGTATCACCAGTTGAAGTAAGTGGAGAAGCACACGTTTCGTCTGATATTGTTACGTTTCCTCTCCATATTAAAGGAACATTAACGCTTCCTTGCTCACGAACCCTTAATGATGTTGAACTCCCATTTGATATTGAAGCAAAAGAAACGTTTCGTCTTTATGAAACAAATTGGGAACAAGATGGGGAAGATGATATTCATTCTGTTGAAGGCGATGTAATTGACCTAATTCCCTATATTAAGGAATTAATATTACTGGAAATTCCTTTGCAAATTTTTAGCGAACAAGAAGAAGGAAGAGCACCGAAATCTGGTGATGATTGGGAACTTGTGAAAGAAGAAGACCTAAAGAATCGAACTGATCCAAGATTAGCGGAACTCTCTAAATTTTTTGATAACAAGTAA
- a CDS encoding nucleotidyltransferase, with product MKATGVIVEYNPFHNGHFYHMQEARKQTNADVIIAVMSGSFLQRGEPALVSKWQRTKMALACGADLVIELPYAYSTQKAETFAFGAISILHSLRTKDVCFGSESGQIEDFTKLLAFIIENQVTYNGYIQQYIKEGNSYPKACALAYKALQPNEDLLDLSKPNNILGFHYIQAIQQLDSDLTPVTILRKQAQYHDQTINKHSIASATSIRNELLKQACPLSSISHVVPETTYHLLQEYYEKYNIFHNWEHYYPLLKYRLLTLSNEQLEAIYEGEEGLHHRLKKHCQAAQSFSEFMTLVKTKRYTWNRIQRYCLHILTNTTKEEIEEATKGDLPYIRILGMSEQGRQYLNITKKRIVIPMITRPTEINHPLLSIDKRATACYALAYPPEKQADALHEDYATPPIQIKQESHPF from the coding sequence TTGAAGGCGACTGGTGTTATTGTTGAATATAATCCATTTCATAATGGTCATTTTTATCATATGCAAGAAGCAAGAAAACAAACAAATGCAGATGTTATTATCGCTGTCATGAGCGGTTCTTTTCTTCAACGAGGCGAACCTGCGTTAGTATCCAAATGGCAAAGAACAAAAATGGCGTTAGCTTGTGGGGCAGACCTCGTGATTGAACTTCCTTATGCATATTCTACTCAAAAAGCGGAAACTTTTGCCTTTGGGGCCATTTCAATTTTACATTCTTTACGAACAAAGGATGTTTGTTTTGGAAGCGAATCTGGTCAAATTGAAGATTTTACTAAATTACTTGCTTTTATAATTGAGAATCAAGTAACTTATAATGGTTATATTCAACAATATATAAAAGAGGGGAACAGTTACCCAAAAGCTTGTGCGCTTGCTTATAAGGCATTACAACCGAACGAGGACCTTCTCGATTTATCAAAGCCAAACAATATTTTAGGGTTTCACTATATTCAGGCGATTCAGCAACTTGATTCCGATTTAACCCCTGTCACGATTTTAAGAAAGCAAGCTCAATATCACGATCAAACGATTAACAAACATTCCATTGCAAGTGCAACGAGTATTCGTAATGAATTACTGAAGCAAGCTTGTCCATTATCATCTATATCACATGTTGTACCAGAGACAACCTATCATTTATTGCAGGAATATTATGAGAAATACAATATTTTTCATAATTGGGAACATTATTATCCGTTACTTAAATATCGCCTGCTCACCCTTTCTAATGAACAACTTGAAGCTATTTATGAAGGAGAAGAAGGACTTCATCATCGCTTAAAAAAACATTGTCAAGCAGCACAATCTTTTTCGGAGTTTATGACGCTTGTAAAAACAAAACGATATACATGGAATCGAATTCAACGTTATTGCTTACATATCCTAACAAATACGACAAAAGAAGAAATTGAAGAAGCAACAAAAGGAGATCTTCCCTATATCCGCATTTTAGGGATGTCAGAACAAGGTCGGCAATATTTAAATATAACAAAAAAAAGAATTGTCATTCCGATGATTACAAGACCAACTGAGATTAACCACCCCTTATTATCGATTGATAAACGAGCAACTGCTTGTTATGCATTAGCATATCCGCCTGAAAAACAAGCGGATGCTTTACATGAAGATTACGCAACCCCTCCGATTCAAATTAAACAAGAGAGCCATCCGTTCTAG